A region from the Gossypium hirsutum isolate 1008001.06 chromosome A08, Gossypium_hirsutum_v2.1, whole genome shotgun sequence genome encodes:
- the LOC107955392 gene encoding uncharacterized protein, protein MWLVHIKDKQLGDKSFELRFHQIEARTATDFGIDSDGILHFRGRICVPNDEDLRLSILREAYSSSYAMHPGGNKMYKDLRELYWWLGLKHEVTDFVACCLTCQQVKAEHKLPSGLLQPVKIPIWKWERLTKLYISEIVSLHGVLVLIIFDRDPRFTSRFWQKLHEAFGSYLNFSTAFYPQTNGQSERWKKVLRFGRKGKLSPRFIGEYRILKRVGPVAYQLELPLELARIYDVFRISMLRRYRSDPTNIVSVKEIEIRLDLTFEEEPIQILDRDVKVLRRKSIHLVKVLWRNHSTERLLGSQMILYVSSILTFSDQIKFEDEFSLRG, encoded by the exons ATGTGGCTAGTTCATATTAAGGATAAGCAGTTAGGAGATAAGTCTTTTGAGTTGCGATTTCATCAGATTGAGGCTAGAACTGCTACTGATTTTGGGATTGACAGTGATGGGATATTACACTTTCGAGGTAGGATCTGTGTACCAAATGATGAGGATTTGAGACTGTCGATTCTGAGGGAGGCGTATAGTAGTTCTTACGCTATGCACCCTGGTGGAAACAAAATGTATAAGGATCTCcgagagttgtactggtggctagGGTTAAAGCATGAGGTGACCGATTTCGTTGCTTGCTGTCTGAcgtgtcagcaggttaaggccgAACATAAGTTACCTTCGGGGTTGCTGCAACCAGTTAAGATACCGAtatggaaatgggagcga CTAActaagctctacatttctgagatagtgagcTTGCATGGGGTTCTTGTTTTGATCATCTtcgatagggatcctcgttttacTTCTCGGTTTTGGCAGAAACTTCATGAAGCTTTTGGTTCTTATCTtaacttcagtactgctttttaTCCTCAGACAAATGGTcaatcagagagg tggaagaaggttctgaggttcggACGCAAGGGTAAGCTGAGTCCTCGATTTATTGGGGAGTACCGGATTCTAAAGCGAGTGGGGCCAGTCGCATATCAATTGGAGCTACCTTTAGAGTTGGCTCGTATATATGACGTGTTTCGCATCTCGATGTTGAGACGCTATCGCTCTGATCCCACAAACATTGTGTCTGTGAAGGAGATTGAGATTAGACTGGATCTGACGTTCGAGGAGGAGCCaattcagattttggatcgtGACGTCAAGGTTCTGCGTAGGAAATCTATTCATTTGGTAAAGGTGCTGTGGAGGAATCATAGTACTGAGAGGTTACTTGGGAGCCAGATGATTCTATACGTCAGTAGTATCCTCACCTTTTCTGACCAGATAAAATTCGAGGACgaattttctttaagggggtag